One genomic region from Cryptococcus gattii WM276 chromosome C, complete sequence encodes:
- a CDS encoding NEDD8 activating enzyme, putative (Similar to TIGR gene model, INSD accession AAW42150.1) yields MEADRIQSYHADRTRYAAVDNLLRRKGPWTDERFQGGTETEQFLRTKAKILVIGAGGLGCEILQNLALSGFNDIHVIDMDTIDISNLNRQFLFRESDVGKSKALVAAEFVMKRVPGCTVTPYHGKIQDHPTSFYSTFDVIVAGLDSISARRWINATLVQMAQEGEENIKPLIDGGTEGFKGQARVILPTVTSCYECSIDMLTPPTAFPICTIANTPRLPEHCIEWASVLEWPKVFRDKKLDTDDPEHIEWLYKQAAARAGQFNIEGVTWALTQGVVKNIIPAIASTNAIIAASCCNEAFKIATASAPYLNNYMMYVGNDSVYTYTFEHEQRPDCPVCGGESLVAEVKRDWTLHQFIESLSQRQDLQVSRPSLSFSSGKALFWPSPPDVYEATKANLELLLSDLVQENDAIVVVDPALPVSASVTIKFI; encoded by the exons ATGGAAGCAGATCGCATACAGTCCTACCACGCAGATCGCACACGCTACGCTGCCGTGGACAATCTTCTCCGTAGAAAAGGCCCGTGGACAGACGAGAGATTTCAAGGTGGTACGGAG ACAGAACAGTTTCTCAGGACAAAGGCAAAGATTTTGGTAATCGGTGCTGGGGGCCTTGGATGCGAAATACTCCAGAACCTTGCATTGT CGGGCTTCAACGATATCCATGTGATTGATATGGACACGATTGACATTTCCAATTTAAATAGACAGTTTCTTTTCAG GGAATCCGACGTCGGCAAGTCCAAGGCTCTCGTGGCAGCGGAATTCGTGATGAAACGGGTGCCCGGTTGCACCGTTACCCC TTACCATGGAAAAATTCAGGACCACCCCACATCCTTTTACTCCACTTTTGATGTCATTGTTGCTGGTCTTGACTCCATCTCTGCTCGCCGATGGATCAATGCAACATTAGTGCAGATGGCACAGGAGGGTGAAGAAAATATAAAGCCGTTGATTGATGGCGGTACGGAAG GGTTCAAAGGCCAGGCCCGCGTTATTTTGCCCACTGTCACGTCGTGTTATGAATGCTCA ATTGATATGCTTACCCCCCCAACCGCCTTCCCGATCTGTACTATCGCTAACACACCCCGTCTTCCCGAACATTGCATCGAATGGGCAAGCGTTTTGGAGTGGCCCAAGGTCTTTAGAG ACAAGAAGCTTGACACAGACGATCCAGAACATATTGAGTGGCTTTACAAACAGGCTGCGGCCAGAGCTGGACAGTTCAACATCGAAGGTGTTACTTGGGCGCTTACCCAAGGCGTTGTGAAGAACATCATCCCAGCGATTGCTAGTACCAATGCCATCATAGCTG CTTCATGTTGTAATGAAGCTTTCAAGATTGCGACTGCGAGCGCGCCTTACCTTAACAACTACATGATG TATGTCGGTAATGACTCTGTTTACACCTATACATTTGAGCATGAGCAGCGGCCAGACTGCCCTGTATGTGGCGGAGAGTCCCTCGTAGCTGAGGTTAAAAGAGACTGGACACTGCACCAATTTATCGAATCTCTTTCTCAGCGTCAAGACTT ACAAGTATCTCGCCCTTCTTTATCATTCTCCTCCGGAAAAGCTCTTTTCTGGCCAAGTCCGCCCGATGTTTACGAAGCCACCAAGGCCAACCTCGAATTGTTGTTGAGTGATTTAGTGCAGGAAAATGATGCAATCGTGGTTGTGGACCCGGCCTTGCCGGTGAGCGCTTCGGTAACTATAAAATTTATATAA
- a CDS encoding Exosome complex exonuclease rrp45, putative (Similar to TIGR gene model, INSD accession AAW42153.1): MVREIDPPSIQNEFLLAALAEGKRLDGRLPLQMRDVRYIFGDELGCVECRLGKTSILAQVSATIVKPRDDRPYEGFLLINSEIGPMASSVYENGRPGDDEVMIGRLLEKSIRRTEAIDREALCILAGEKVWQLRLTLHFLSDSGNLLDCAALAGMAALKHFRKPDVEVIGDEVIIHSPDERAPVALAIHHTPLCLTFAYFENLPPILDPSHIEAILCSGTLTLTLNAQREICVLSKAGGAPLGAEEIMGVVKFGVDKVRELVRHLEEELEKDRTSRVVEVR; encoded by the exons ATGGTCAGAGAAATAGACCCACCATCAATCCAGAACGAGTTTCTTCTCGCCGCCTTGGCCGAGGGAAAAAGGCTGGACGGCCGGCTACCCCTCCAGATGCGGGACGTCCGCTACATTTTTGGAGATGAGCTTGGTTGTGTCGAGTGTCGCTTGGGGAAGACATC TATACTTGCTCAAGTGTCGGCGACCATTGTCAAACCGCGAGACGATAGACCTTACGAAGGATTTCTGTTGATTAATTCAGAAATCGGGCCTATGGCAAGCAGTGTCTATGAAAACGGGAG ACCCGGTGACGATGAAGTCATGATTGGGCGGCTTCTGGAGAAGAGTATTCGACGTACTGAAGCCATTGACAGAGAGGCCTTGTGCATCCTTGCAGGTGAAAAG GTTTGGCAGTTGCGCCTCACTTTGCACTTTCTCTCAGACTCAGGTAACCTCCTTGACTGTGCTGCGCTTGCGGGCATGGCGGCGTTGAAACATTTCAGGAAACCGGACGTAGAAGTTATTGGCGACGAAGTCATCATT CACTCACCCGACGAACGAGCCCCTGTAGCACTGGCCATCCATCACACACCCCTATGTCTCACGTTTGCCTACTTTGAAAA TCTTCCTCCAATTCTTGATCCCTCCCACATCGAAGCTATCCTTTGCTCCGGCACACTTACCCTTACCCTCAACGCACAACGAGAGATTTGTGTCCTTTCCAAAGCTGGAGGGGCCCCTCTTGGCGCTGAAGAAATTATGGGTGTCGTCAAATTCGGTGTTGATAAAGTTAGGGAATTAGTGAGACACTTGGAGGAAGAGCTAGAAAAGGACCGTACAAGTAGAGTTGTTGAAGTGCGTTAG
- a CDS encoding Hypothetical protein (Similar to TIGR gene model, INSD accession AAW42155.1; CNC02020): protein MGEERPRRPSDVFSEGSRSETSSVFPFKASPTNSTFTGRSAHTLTNPDPASPSRLPSSPRSLNLRAVVDEDVPSVPEPILTPTRLQPVKVKGTPSNTSAASTPTPSLVLHNPAYIPGQPRPIRPVHHGEVSLSSKAATSNGQPCFDTLPNSRSATPDSQSPLNTLRSSTAYSDATQSTSTSPSPLLHYPIFPAKATALSRSYSVNQASGPTHRNSNQFSITHRRGDSIALGEIESGRGLNFPSEVRAFLQRRIGEEEDEQVEKEGTRARERLKENQNDRRSTLELGDAISRHNLETSSYDSEKEFFQSGRKSQVRDVVERVMFSLDALRTDDTTPEGTNSSSAIPLQHLSSDSIDSVFDLDQDVSQWMVIFDDQDFVPVDSEIDGIPDWHERPELLLKKITGLGAEELMLLQEELVAKARREREAMGLGFSPLISETPTIPMQYCSSQQQQSPPLDMEGTPMVDARTPNPITMKGAFPITSAMEESWSVASQIADSVPCTPQLSTFDTSLRLAPAPPAHEAPSAETSSSAVSMHGNVIDSTTVNPETEKEKDFRTRIAAATAALNRNHSIQGARLERKNTKRGAAMVISSPKLLSSTAKVPTVPLTPPDHPVAADSILEKSLEKMSGSGSKMSQRWKKLMKKGPSISSSEALKPVEPISGADSGLWNPNSVPHPAPVPLLQRSNSQSVSRALEAPIKLRQEIPLSSAPPDLNSFQFPSRTDQREGLKAEYKNCPPKISHVPGQFVTTPSTAIHGDVHLNQVSQQTQSPSEDTAVLNFLQAGRKLGLTEDQLKAMLIEKETSSGSDAIRSKDSALPSAEPILKLSPSSSARQQSPGPIWQAQRPSTAIKQKKEGLFRSLPKKAKELPNRLRTPELHQKEAMTPGYVSEPLHDKVVLRRTMIFPDGLFVVPSAQMASDVTPGSPNSSNVGRRPSQRKPSIRRKPLNLSKEDRELVSNSPPAHQMGFSFNVSPSQTSESIAHESHGFSFRYRNPAPPTNDSIKPRGLTSATLSRRSLSGMSERSSTAGSLIDMYGDDQNVGEEMLLKSPDLDRDSRVIETIQEGPAQAVEICEYADGQVIWSVVDALRTSVTGSVDEDDYTFDRRLSQSSSVYSTNKESVFGEKCGLFAGTKSMNGPSGANVGGYNRRHIPGRKSVIKPRPPTDVYFTSSRDVADLIDHLSRDLESSRGRIDIISSHDSSVDADGLFHHTPFDMRQLRTPGSPSGNSQFEDAPSPASPPQRILFSQHSHPFGSKARHYPGEISPGRDTSLKYHVGHQVDQPSDPTSFADGEVHDPSSRRFANSMTSTQSKPLEYRLRELMDRMRNAKPDERR from the exons ATGGGCGAAGAGAGGCCTCGAAGACCGTCCGATGTGTTTTCCGAAGGGTCACGTTCTGAAACTTCTTCGGTCTTCCCATTCAAAGCATCGCCGACAAATAGCACATTCACAGGAAGGAGCGCGCATACCCTCACCAATCCTGATCCTGCCTCTCCCTCTCGCCTGCCCTCGTCTCCTCGGTCCCTCAATCTTCGCGCCGTTGTAGATGAAGATGTTCCATCGGTTCCCGAACCAATTCTCACCCCTACTCGTCTCCAGCCTGTCAAAGTTAAAGGTACCCCATCCAACACTTCGGCGGCGTCTACACCGACGCCATCCCTAGTGCTTCATAACCCTGCGTATATCCCTGGGCAACCTAGGCCCATCAGACCAGTGCATCATGGGGAGGTGTCTTTGTCCTCAAAAGCAGCGACATCCAATGGCCAGCCGTGTTTTGATACATTGCCAAATTCAAGATCAGCCACACCTGACAGTCAATCCCCTCTTAATACGCTGAGGTCCTCGACTGCATATTCTGACGCCACGCAAAGCACTAGTACTAGCCCATCACCGCTTTTGCACTATCCCATTTTCCCAGCCAAGGCGACCGCGCTATCGAGATCTTACAGTGTCAACCAAGCTTCTGGGCCTACACATAGAAACTCCAACCAGTTTTCGATTACCCATCGCCGGGGCGATAGCATTGCATTAGGAGAGATTGAATCTGGTCGAGGATTGAATTTCCCAAGTGAAGTACGCGCGTTCTTGCAAAGGAGGAttggggaggaggaggatgagcaagtggagaaggaaggtACACGAGCTCGTGAACGTCTTAAGGAGAATCAGAATGATAGGAGGTCCACGTTAGAGTTGGGAGACGCTATCAGTCGACACAATCTGGAAACTTCGTCGTACGACTCAGAAAAGGAATTTTTCCAAAGCGGTCGCAAGTCACAAGTGCGAGATGTCGTTGAAAGAGTGATGTTTTCTCTGGATGCCTTGCGAACAGATGATACGACTCCCGAGGGCACCaattcttcctctgctATTCCTTTACAACATTTGTCATCTGATTCCATCGATTCAGTCTTTGATCTTGATCAGGATGTCTCGCAGTGGATGGTCATTTTTGATGATCAGGATTTTGTCCCAGTGGATTCGGAAATTGATGGTATACCTGATTGGCACGAGAGACCAGAACTACTCCTTAAAAAGATTACTGGACTGGGAGCCGAAGAGTTAATGCTATTGCAGGAGGAATTGGTGGCAAAGGCtagaagagagagagaggcGATGGGTTTGGGATTTAGTCCTCTGATTTCT GAAACGCCGACAATACCTATGCAGTATTGTAGCTCgcagcagcaacagtcACCTCCTCTCGATATGGAAGGCACGCCCATGGTGGATGCGCGGACTCCAAATCCAATCACAATGAAAGGTGCATTCCCTATAACTTCAGCAATGGAGGAGTCATGGTCAGTGGCTTCGCAAATCGCCGATTCTGTGCCCTGTACGCCTCAATTATCAACATTTGACACATCTTTGCGACTGGCTCCAGCTCCTCCTGCTCATGAAGCTCCTAGCGCCGAGACTTCCTCGTCTGCAGTGAGTATGCATGGCAATGTCATTGATAGTACGACAGTAAATCCAGAAActgaaaaggaaaaggacTTTCGCACAAGAATTGCTGCTGCGACTGCTGCCCTTAATCGTAATCACTCTATACAGGGTGCTCGGCTCGAACGTAAGAATACCAAACGTGGGGCGGCCATGGTCATTTCCAGTCCCAAGCTCCTTTCCTCTACCGCCAAAGTCCCAACTGTCCCCCTTACTCCCCCGGACCATCCTGTGGCTGCGGATTCGATCTTGGAAAAATCGTTAGAGAAGATGAGCGGATCAGGCAGTAAGATGAGTcagagatggaagaagctTATGAAGAAAGGGCCGTCTATATCGAGTTCGGAGGCATTAAAGCCTGTGGAACCTATATCAGGGGCGGATTCGGGTCTGTGGAATCCGAATTCAGTCCCACATCCTGCTCCGGTACCCCTGTTGCAGCGATCCAATTCCCAATCGGTATCGAGGGCTCTGGAAGCTCCAATTAAACTTCGCCAAGAAATCCCACTCTCTTCAGCCCCTCCTGACCTCAATTCCTTCCAATTCCCATCACGGACAGATCAACGAGAGGGCTTAAAGGCTGAATACAAAAATTGCCCGCCAAAGATTTCGCACGTACCCGGACAGTTTGTGACAACCCCAAGTACAGCCATACACGGCGACGTTCATCTCAATCAGGTATCTCAGCAGACGCAATCTCCAAGTGAAGACACTGCTGTACTCAACTTTCTCCAGGCAGGCCGTAAGTTGGGTCTGACGGAGGACCAGCTGAAGGCCATGTTAATCGAAAAGGAGACGTCGAGTGGCTCTGATGCCATAAGGAGCAAAGACTCTGCCTTACCAAGCGCAGAGCCCATTTTGAAATTATCACCTTCGTCGTCCGCGAGACAGCAGTCTCCAGGGCCTATATGGCAAGCGCAGCGGCCATCCACTGCCATAAaacagaagaaggagggtCTATTTCGCTCACTACCCAAGAAAGCTAAGGAGTTGCCAAATCGACTGCGCACCCCGGAGCTTCACCAGAAAGAAGCGATGACGCCTGGCTACGTTTCTGAGCCCCTGCATGACAAGGTCGTATTGAGGCGTACGATGATCTTTCCTGACGGTTTATTTGTTGTGCCTTCAGCTCAAATGGCTTCGGACGTTACTCCGGGCTCTCCCAATTCGTCAAATGTCGGTAGACGACCGAGTCAGCGAAAGCCGTCCATTCGACGTAAGCCTCTCAATCTTTCCAAAGAAGATCGTGAACTGGTGTCGAACAGTCCACCGGCGCATCAAATGGGATTCAGTTTCAATGTTAGTCCTTCTCAAACGTCTGAAAGCATCGCACATGAGAGTCACGGTTTCAGCTTCCGTTACCGCAATCCGGCTCCTCCTACAAATGATTCAATTAAACCACGGGGTCTTACTTCTGCGACATTGTCCAGAAGGTCTCTTTCTGGCATGTCTGAACGCTCATCCACGGCAGGCTCGCTGATTGACATGTACGGGGACGATCAGAATgtgggagaagagatgcTCCTCAAAAGTCCTGATCTTGATAGAGACAGCAGGGTGATTGAAACGATCCAGGAGGGGCCCGCACAAGCGGTAGAAATTTG CGAGTATGCGGATGGCCAAGTAATATGGTCTGTGGTCGACGCTCTGCGCACTTCAGTGACCGGTTCTGTTGATGAAGACGACTATACGTTCGATCGCAGGCTTTCGCAATCGTCTTCAGTTTATTCAACAAATAAAGAATCTGTCTTCGGTGAAAAATGTGGCCTATTTGCAGGGACGAAGTCAATGAATGGACCGTCAGGAGCGAATGTAGGCGGGTATAATCGTCGACACATCCCTGGCCGAAAATCAGTTATCAAACCTAGACCGCCAACAGAT GTCTACTTCACCTCATCTCGTGACGTTGCTGATCTCATTGATCATCTTTCACGCGACTTGGAATCGTCTCGTGGCCGCATAGACATCATTTCGTCTCATGATTCTTCTGTCGACGCGGATGGACTCTTTCATCATACTCCATTTGATATGCGACAACTCCGTACACCAGGATCGCCATCGGGTAACTCTCAGTTTGAAGACGCCCCATCCCCAGCCTCTCCACCTCAAAGAATACTATTCTCGCAACATAGTCATCCTTTTGGTTCTAAAGCCCGACACTATCCAGGCGAGATCAGTCCGGGAAGAGACACATCGCTGAAATACCATGTGGGTCATCAAGTAGACCAACCGAGTGACCCCACTTCATTTGCGGACGGCGAGGTACATGACCCTTCATCAAGACGTTTTGCAAACTCAATGACTAGTACTCAGAGCAAGCCTCTAGAATATAGGCTACGGGAATTGATGGATCGGATGCGGAATGCTAAGCCCGACGAAAGAAGATGA
- a CDS encoding Hypothetical protein (Similar to TIGR gene model, INSD accession AAW42157.1; CNC02030), producing MFPHRRPHAIHWIVTSLILFGSSLTSSKPTAKVANLLGVSLVTRSAQAELFLRDNIQTTTGIGAVNDTTFKTAGGAVPQSDTTTTTKTYNLMTATTPILLAATLGLIMPNPWQTLYTELNYTFGFVDAVPRPAPTYGGWIREVVPLIIMSNYTVDILPSSGSGDPTSTEAIPNGSSGLCGATVENFAIEYPFRFATPGWYMFVVNQTYMQANVTEDNQCNWPILQQKSFFATQLFSLAAYPTVSPGPASPTSAYTVWADVSTATPSGLPIDSELTTEGQKLGLALGIAGGVLGLAVIASVIWWVRRKQKLEAESLAFSRLSPQEQEAFIQEHAKNLRPFLSARHPRYPAKNRLYDYQASPTPPGTMAHALWYSRQMGNNQVMQQHNPLIWDNKYGFEPHVGNAGNLESAPHMLNPPVRIPPAQQHTQVYGPH from the exons ATGTTTCCACATAGACGCCCACACGCAATCCACTGGATTGTAACATCCTTGATTCTTTTCGGTTCCTCTTTAACATCGTCAAAACCAACAGCAAAGGTCGCCAATTTATTAGGCGTATCTTTGGTCACTCGCTCTGCTCAAGCGGAGTTGTTCTTGCGAGATAATATACAAACCACGACCGGAATTGGGGCAGTCAATGATACGACTTTCAAGACGGCTGGGGGAGCAGTTCCCCAATCTGATACGACAACCACAACAAAGACATATAACCTAATGACAGCGACCACACCTATACTACTTGCTGCTACCCTAGGGCTCATTATGCCTAACCCTTGGCAAACATTATACACAG AGCTTAATTACACTTTTGGTTTTGTTGATGCAGTCCCAAGGCCAGCCCCAACGTATGGGGGATGGATTAGAGAAGTTGTCcctctcatcatcatgtCGAATTACACTGTCGATATACTTCCTTCCAGTGGCTCAGGAGATCCTACTAGCACTGAAGCCATTCCTAATGGCAGTAGTGGGCTTTGCGG AGCCACTGTCGAGAATTTCGCCATTGAGTATCCCTTCAGGTTCGCAACACCAGGATGGTACATGTTTGTGGTGAATCAAACATACATGCAGGCGAATGTT ACAGAGGACAACCAGTGTAACTGGCCAATACTCCAACAAAAGTCCTTCTTTGCCACTCAGCTTTTCTCTCTTGCAGCTTATCCCACTGTGTCCCCCGGTCCAGCATCACCTACATCTGCATACACTGTTTGGGCTGACGTCAGCACCGCCACACCCAGCGGCCTTCCCATCGATTCGGAGCTAACCACAGAAGGCCAGAAACTGGGCTTGGCATTAGGCATTGCAGGAGGGGTGTTAGGTCTTGCCGTCATAGCTAGCGTTATTTGGTgggtgaggaggaagcaAAAGTTGGAAGCCGAG TCTCTCGCTTTCTCAAGACTTTCACCTCAAGAACAAGAAGCATTTATACAAGAGCATGCGAAAAATTTGAGACCTTTCCTTAGTGCGCGACACCCCAGGTATCCTGCCAAAAATAGGCTATACGACTACCAAGCCTCACCTACTCCACCCGGAACGATGGCACATGCCCTGTGGTATAGTCGTCAGATGGGGAACAATCAAGTCATGCAGCAACATAATCCACTTATCTGGGATAACAAATATGGGTTTGAGCCTCACGTGGGAAATGCAGGAAATCTAGAGTCTGCGCCGCACATGTTGAATCCGCCGGTGCGTATTCCTCCGGCGCAACAGCATACTCAGGTGTACGGTCCGCATTAG
- a CDS encoding Hypothetical protein (Similar to SGTC gene model, INSD accession EAL17797.1; CNBL3100), translated as MSSTSFNISVVRLQLREACKGREKRDDESQKRKNANNWIVDWKGGDLSDANIENRRNRWIKDKCHGTMEQMDFVAGVLEYMTVLERLKNQSGCTPSSFPFYDPLFIPPSLEEMQFRGKSISAHPSSILVEPVLIVHPLFYPEMVLDKCPKAGCQATVKRKGWKPFRSVYGVEYNIKVVSLQYICAEHGVYSPSADTYWEERMPWEQGLLPHFLAKTAVTRELYDLIAEVRPKSSVNQLVENIHQLHMLHSRRLETRFYAAALRERTRMSFFNKSAAPFPMMLSRAQIEKDDEPPAVRINVSEDNTTELSEHDNQISNNPSPSFDTVRACYEHFVARQRKHESSQYIRTLSGLIAAVDATMKVANKASVYSRTSNGKMQVVNPFAGGLLTGVNEDKELVFWEFLPNNSPSEMQGPLLEFAERCQLLGQNFGELGEVVVDRCCDFRRRIHEALPEVSVVQDFYHVKERIMRTLPANSDHRSALSAGLTRAIVSTWANKKGNPAQYRPIEEQLTRMNDLRNHFMSTSIATPVFRSTFDIQVKHVRGGCLQRRHPHLPSHTSGNENWHKRLGDLVRGKASSLTTIQDLLADGILRYNVKVDIYNLSQPADSPSRQFRAALASSHHVFVMNYLLRQREALYGVPQPLLLNVAPHHRFGLVPRQPPGEFDGDPEKRYKFLKENLMTIHEKQRGDEEEDRDGIGGQLSVDEDCLFLGVTLNGDADVLVDPEVRPFFVFITGTSLNQIYYSH; from the exons ATGTCATCAACATCATTCAATATCTCAGTGGTTCGACTTCAGCTACGCGAGGCTTGCAAGGGTCGCGAGAAAAGAGATGACGAATCgcaaaagagaaagaaCGCTAACAATTGGATTGTAGATTGGAAAGGAGGAGATCTCTCGGATGCCAATATTGAAAACAGGAGAAACAGGTGGATAAAGGATAAATGCCATGGTACCATGGAACAAATGGACTTCGTGGCTGGCGTCCTAGAGTACATGACAGTACTTGAGCGGCTGAAGAATCAG TCAGGCTGCACTCCAtcatctttccctttctATGACCCTCTCTTCATCCCCCCCTCTCTTGAGGAAATGCAATTTCGCGGTAAAAGCATCTCTGCTCATCCTTCCTCAATCCTCGTAGAGCCCGTTTTAATCGTTCATCCTCTTTTTTATCCTGAAATGGTTCTCGACAAATGTCCAAAGGCCGGCTGCCAGGCGACGGTCAAACGTAAGGGATGGAAACCATTTCGGAGTGTCTACGGGGTGGAGTATAACATCAAAGTCGTCAGCCTCCAATATATCTGCGCAGAGCACGGGGTCTATTCTCCATCTGCAGATACTTATTGGGAGGAACGTATGCCGTGGGAGCAAG GTCTTTTACCTCATTTCCTTGCCAAGACAGCTGTTACGAGGGAGCTCTACGACCTCATTGCGGAAGTACGACCCAAAAGCTCAGTGAATCAGCTCGTGGAAAATATACATC AGCTGCATATGCTGCACAGCAGACGACTTGAAACCCGGTTCTATGCCGCCGCTCTTCGCGAGCGAACTCGAATGTCGTTCTTCAACAAATCAGCTGCACCTTTCCCTATGATGCTTTCACGAGCCCAGATcgagaaggatgatgagccACCTGCTGTAAGAATCAATGTCTCTGAAGATAATACCACGGAACTGAGCGAACATGATAATCAGATCTCTAACAACCCGAGTCCTTCCTTTGACACCGTACGCGCATGCTACGAACACTTTGTGGCAAGACAGCGTAAACATGAAAGCTCGCAGTACATTCGTACTTTGTCGG GTCTCATTGCTGCCGTTGACGCGACAATGAAGGTTGCCAACAAAGCTTCGGTGTATTCGAGGACAAGCAATGGCAAGATGCAGGTCGTGAACCCGTTTGCCGGAGGCTTGCTTACCGGTGTCAACGAAGACAAAGAATTGGTTTTCTGG GAATTTCTCCCAAACAATTCTCCTTCCGAGATGCAAGGTCCGCTGCTTGAATTCGCGGAACGGTGCCAGCTGCTGGGGCAAAACTTCGGTGAGTTGGGTGAGGTGGTTGTTGACCGTTGCTGTGACTTCCGCCGTCGGATTCACGAGGCACTGCCTGAGGTGTCCGTTGTCCAAGACTTCTACCACGTCAAGGAACGGATCATGCGGACTTTGCCAGCCAATTCCGATCATCGAAGTGCGCTTTCTGCAGGTTTGACCAGGGCGATTGTGTCGACATGGGCGAATAAAAAAGGCAACCCAGCTCAGTATCGACCGATCGAAGAACAGTTGACTAGGATGAATGATTTGAGAAATCATTTCATGTCCACATCCATCGCCACTCCGGTATTCAGGTCAACGTTCGACATCCAAGTCAAACATGTTAGGGGCGGCTGCCTCCAGCGTCGACATCCTCATTTGCCCTCTCACACCAGCGGTAATGAGAACTGGCACAAGCGTCTGGGAGATTTGGTTCGAGGAAAGGCATCCAGCTTGACAACGATCCAGGATCTGCTGGCGGATGGTATCTTGCGGTACAACGTGAAGGTTGATATTTACAACCTTTCACAGCCTGCTGATTCACCATCACGTCAGTTCCGTGCCGCATTAGCTAGTTCACATCATGTATTTGTGATGAATTATCTTCTGCGTCAAAGAGAGGCTTTGTATGGGGTGCCCCAACCACTTCTCCTCAATGTCGCACCTCACCATCGTTTCGGTCTAGTCCCTAGACAGCCACCAGGAGAGTTTGACGGTGACCCTGAGAAAAGATATAAATTTTTAAAGGAAAACCTAATGACCATCCACGAGAAACAGAGGGgagacgaagaagaggataGAGATGGGATCGGGGGTCAGCTATCTGTAGATGAGGACTGCCTTTTCTTGGGTGTGACTCTCAATGGCGATGCCGATGTTTTGGTTGACCCAGAGGTAAGGCCGTTCTTTGTATTCATCACTGGCACATCACTGAATCAAATCTATTACAGTCATTGA